The Streptomyces albofaciens JCM 4342 genome has a segment encoding these proteins:
- a CDS encoding XRE family transcriptional regulator — MAAKLNYLFERTTTPDGTPPSNRQVAASINAAAGERIISHSYISLLRNGHRDNPTFRQLAVLGEYFDVSPAFFFDRDEITARVAEGLRFLTSLHTGDVTAPSPRADGLPAELLDHVTEAMGQIERSRPPASVPPAEPSAPC; from the coding sequence TTGGCCGCCAAACTCAATTACCTATTCGAGCGCACCACGACGCCGGACGGGACCCCGCCGTCCAACCGGCAGGTGGCCGCCTCGATCAACGCGGCGGCCGGCGAGCGGATCATCTCCCACTCGTACATCTCCCTGCTGCGCAACGGGCACCGTGACAATCCCACGTTCCGGCAGCTGGCGGTCCTGGGAGAGTACTTCGACGTCAGCCCGGCCTTCTTCTTCGACCGCGACGAGATCACCGCGCGGGTCGCGGAGGGGCTGCGGTTCCTGACCTCGCTGCACACCGGCGACGTGACCGCCCCGTCGCCGCGCGCCGACGGGCTCCCCGCCGAGCTGCTCGACCACGTCACCGAGGCCATGGGGCAGATCGAGCGGAGCCGGCCGCCCGCGTCCGTACCGCCCGCCGAGCCGTCGGCTCCCTGCTAG
- the ctaD gene encoding cytochrome c oxidase subunit I, which translates to MDGHDGGAGATTGPATDVPHASPGSYPVRRRIPVEWLTTTDHKKIGTLYLVTAFVFFLVGGLMALLMRAELARPGTQIMSNEQFNQAFTMHGSVMLLLFAMPLFTGFANWLMPLQIGAPDVAFPRLNMLAYWLFLFGSLIAAAGFLTPQGAADFGWFAYAPLSDAVHSPGVGADMWIMGVALSGFGSILGAVNFITTIICMRAPGMTMFRMPIFTWNVLLTALLILMVFPVLAAALFALEMDRKFGSHIFDAANGGALLWQHLFWFFGHPEVYVLALPFFGIISEVIPVFSRKPMFGYIGLIAATISIAGLSITVWAHHMYVTGGVLLPFFAFMTFLIAVPTGVKFFNWIGTMWKGSLSFEAPMLWATGFLITFVFGGLTGVILASPPMDFHVSDTYFVVAHFHYTLFGTVVYAMFAGFHFWWPKFTGKMLDERLGKITFWTLTVGFNLTFLVQHWLGAAGMPRRYADYLAADGFTTLNTLSSIGSFMLGLSFLPFFYNVWKTAKYGKKVETDDPWGYSRSLEWATSCPPPRHNFTSLPRIRSESPAFDLHHPEVAALEASRH; encoded by the coding sequence GTGGACGGGCACGACGGCGGGGCCGGGGCGACCACCGGCCCCGCCACCGACGTCCCGCACGCCTCCCCGGGCTCCTACCCCGTACGCCGCCGCATCCCGGTGGAGTGGCTGACCACCACCGACCACAAGAAGATCGGGACGCTGTACCTCGTCACCGCCTTCGTGTTCTTCCTCGTGGGCGGCCTGATGGCCCTCCTGATGCGCGCCGAGCTCGCCCGGCCCGGCACGCAGATCATGTCCAACGAGCAGTTCAACCAGGCGTTCACGATGCACGGCTCGGTGATGCTGCTGCTGTTCGCCATGCCGCTGTTCACCGGCTTCGCGAACTGGCTGATGCCGCTCCAGATCGGCGCCCCCGACGTCGCCTTCCCGCGGCTGAACATGCTCGCCTACTGGCTGTTCCTGTTCGGCTCGCTGATCGCGGCGGCCGGCTTCCTCACCCCGCAGGGCGCCGCCGACTTCGGCTGGTTCGCCTACGCGCCGCTGTCGGACGCGGTGCACTCGCCCGGCGTCGGCGCCGATATGTGGATCATGGGCGTGGCGCTCTCCGGCTTCGGCTCCATCCTGGGCGCGGTCAACTTCATCACCACCATCATCTGCATGCGCGCCCCCGGCATGACGATGTTCCGGATGCCGATCTTCACCTGGAACGTGCTGCTGACCGCGCTGCTGATCCTGATGGTCTTCCCGGTGCTGGCCGCCGCGCTGTTCGCCCTGGAGATGGACCGCAAGTTCGGTTCGCACATCTTCGACGCGGCCAACGGCGGCGCGCTGCTGTGGCAGCACCTCTTCTGGTTCTTCGGCCACCCCGAGGTCTACGTCCTCGCGCTGCCGTTCTTCGGCATCATCTCCGAGGTCATCCCGGTCTTCTCCCGCAAGCCCATGTTCGGCTACATCGGCCTGATCGCGGCGACCATCTCCATCGCGGGCCTGTCCATCACCGTGTGGGCGCACCACATGTATGTGACCGGCGGTGTGCTGCTGCCCTTCTTCGCCTTCATGACGTTCCTGATCGCGGTGCCGACCGGGGTGAAGTTCTTCAACTGGATCGGCACCATGTGGAAGGGCTCACTGTCCTTCGAGGCCCCGATGCTCTGGGCCACCGGCTTCCTGATCACCTTCGTCTTCGGCGGCCTGACCGGCGTCATCCTGGCCTCCCCGCCGATGGACTTCCACGTCTCCGACACCTACTTCGTCGTCGCGCACTTCCACTACACGCTGTTCGGCACGGTCGTGTACGCGATGTTCGCCGGGTTCCACTTCTGGTGGCCCAAGTTCACCGGCAAGATGCTGGACGAGCGCCTCGGGAAGATCACCTTCTGGACGCTCACCGTCGGCTTCAACCTCACCTTCCTCGTGCAGCACTGGCTCGGCGCCGCGGGCATGCCCCGCCGGTACGCCGACTACCTCGCCGCCGACGGCTTCACCACCCTCAACACCCTGTCCTCCATCGGCTCCTTCATGCTCGGCCTGTCCTTCCTGCCCTTCTTCTACAACGTGTGGAAGACCGCCAAGTACGGCAAGAAGGTCGAGACCGACGACCCCTGGGGCTACAGCCGGTCCCTGGAGTGGGCGACCTCCTGCCCGCCGCCCCGGCACAACTTCACCTCGCTGCCCCGCATCCGCAGCGAATCCCCCGCCTTCGACCTCCACCACCCCGAGGTGGCGGCGCTCGAAGCGTCCCGTCACTGA
- a CDS encoding response regulator, whose translation MNQHPGPIGPTGPDAPPLRVFILDDHEVVRRGVRDLLDAEDGIEVVGEASSGAEALARVPAVRPQVAVLDVRLGERGESANGDHEGIEVCRELRARMPDLACLMLTSFDDDEALFDAIMAGAAGYVLKQINGSDLVNAVRTVAAGKSMLDPRTASRVMARLRAPQQADTSPQSELDRLAPREREILELIGEGLTNREIADRLFLAEKTVKNRISTILSKLGVGRRVQAAVIAGRIRGQQELQRGGR comes from the coding sequence ATGAACCAGCATCCCGGGCCCATCGGGCCCACCGGACCCGACGCGCCGCCCCTGCGCGTGTTCATCCTCGACGACCACGAGGTGGTCCGCCGGGGCGTGCGCGACCTCCTCGACGCCGAGGACGGCATCGAAGTCGTGGGGGAGGCGTCCAGCGGGGCCGAGGCCCTGGCCCGGGTGCCCGCCGTACGGCCGCAGGTCGCGGTGCTCGACGTACGGCTGGGGGAGCGCGGCGAGTCGGCGAACGGCGACCACGAGGGCATCGAGGTCTGCCGCGAACTGCGCGCCCGGATGCCCGACCTGGCCTGCCTGATGCTCACGTCCTTCGACGACGACGAGGCGCTGTTCGACGCCATCATGGCGGGCGCGGCCGGTTACGTCCTCAAGCAGATCAACGGCTCCGACCTGGTGAACGCGGTACGGACGGTGGCGGCCGGCAAGTCGATGCTGGACCCGCGCACGGCGTCCCGCGTGATGGCGCGCCTGCGCGCCCCGCAACAGGCCGACACCTCACCGCAGTCCGAGCTGGACCGGCTGGCGCCCCGCGAGCGCGAGATCCTGGAGCTGATCGGCGAGGGCCTGACCAACCGTGAGATCGCCGACCGGCTGTTCCTTGCGGAGAAGACGGTGAAGAACCGCATCTCCACGATCCTCTCCAAGCTGGGTGTCGGGCGGCGCGTGCAGGCCGCGGTGATCGCCGGGCGCATCCGGGGACAGCAGGAGCTCCAGCGCGGCGGCCGGTAG